CGACAGCtcttagagggcgaagcctatACGAAATAGAACGTTAGTTATGTTACCATAACTCCAGATTCTATGACTATAGGCGTAGCCCTCTAAGACTTAGGCCCCCTGCTCCACCGACATTGGCCGAAGAAATTACTGGCTTTTGGGAGCAGAGCTCAGGTCCCGACGCTGTATATTCTATAGTTGAGGACCTGAGTGTAGCCACTGTAGCGTAAAGTGGCGGGAAAGAAAATGTAACCCTCTAACCCTAGTCGTaacacattttgaatgcagCTGTTCATATACACATTAACACAAATAAAACTCTTTTGGACTGAGACGTGCCAATTTAGTAGACACTATGTAGTATAGTATATCTAGACATGTCTGTTTAACATGTTTCTACATGTAATACTAACAGTCAGTAGTCCAGACACACCCCAGGGAGAGGATATAATGAAAGAAAGGGAAGGCACTACCAGTTTTGAACAACAGCAGTCCATACTTTAAGAGGGGATAACCACTAATAAGCTGCCAGTCTGCAAGGTCTATCATATCAAAACATAATCTAGGGATGTATAGGAATTAAAAAATCACAACTAGAATTTGCCCACCCAGATGGTACCGGTACGTTAAATTTTGGGTCTGAGCCCATGGACTAGGTAGATCATTGGCTTTGGCACTCCATGCTCCATGCTaggtccatgctaacactttagcgtacactatgttgagtgacagtagctccgtgctaacactttagcatacactatgttgagtgacagcagcTTCATGCTAACATGTTGAGTGACCATTTACCAGAAAACTCACTGGTTTCCTTGAAGGAAGCTCACCACAGATGAATAGAGGCAGAGcctgcaatacaaaaatatattgctattattactattattgattttatattattgttataCAGTATCTGTGGTTCTTAATCTCTGGGTTGAGGCCCATCAACACTACAGGCCAAGCCACCGTCAGCTGACCGCTGTTTAACTTTAGAATCTAAACTTCTTTATAAATGTCCCTACTTGACTTTTTCCTACATTTTCTAAATAATGCAAAGAAATAGAatttaattaataattgataTATTTACTCCCTTCAGCTGACGGCTTGTTGGTGTTTCTTAGAATCCCCAGGCTGTCTAGTGTTCAGAGGGAGCAGGTTTAACGAGCCTGAAGGGTTtggtctggttctggttctggtcctGCAGCTCCAGACAGAGTTCACTACATCTGTTTCCCAGTGAAAAGCAGAAGAGTGAGGCCGCTCTGCTTATCAGGACGTTCTGCTGGGAACCAGGTGTTCTGCTGTAAGTACATTCTAACTGTGAAGCTGTAAAAGAAAAGAGTGAATATAATCCATGAGATGCTTTATCCCAGAATATAATTCAACCGTCACTTTAtctctgtatatgtgtatgtagctCATATATGACACATGTATCCGTATATGAAGTATGCTGTGTTGACTTTGTATTACAGCCTATATACTAATACAGTATTACTTGACCTTTaccctctgctgtctgtctgtctgcctgtctgtctgcagccatTTTGTGGCGGCCATGTTATTGCTGCTGTTCAGACACAAAATGGCGTCTTCCTCTCATTAAGTATTCACTACAAgttatattctatattctatattctacACTTATATTCTGCATTTGATTCagattttatctttttcttcttctgtttctattggttatttttaatattactgtttttattggtttatattgtcGGTTATTCTTGTGTCTTTTAACAAAGTAACAAGAAGCCATTAAGATAAAGTGCTTGATataccaataaaaaataaataaaaagatttagattctgattctgaaaaaaTGCTTCACTATcaagagaaataaaagacaaacaacAGATCAATAGATCAGTgaggtaaaagtaataaaacagtTAATaagttaataataaataaaaataatcaataaaaacaataaataaacaacatttatataagtgtgtgcacatgtatgtatacatgtatgtacagtgtgtgtgtgtgtgtgtgtgtgtgtggtaaacaAGGTGGGAACTGAGCGTTGgtcagcaggcagagagagccGGGATTGGTCGAGCCGGTTAACGAGGTTCACCTGGACTGATTCACCTGATGAACCTGATCCTGACCCTGATCCTGGTCCTGTGTGCAGCAGCAGGGGAGCTGCAGCTGCTCCCTGAGCAACATGAAGGATTTTCTTCATCAGTCTCTGTGATCAGAAGTCatcagactcacagacagacctGCTGGCTGCAGTCTGTTTCAGGTCTGTTTATCCGGTTTATCTGCTGCGGTttatttatggttgattttaattttaaatttaaattcataAACAGGATTTTGGATGTGGGAAGAATTTCCAACCAGTTCAACATGTGAACACTGTAAACTGTTCTGCTTCCTCTGATATGAAGAgaacaaaacatcaaacactgGAGAAGAGAAACGTCTGCTGGAGATTAAAggagcgcgcacacacgcacgcacgcacgcacgcacgcacacacacacccacacacacacacacacacacacagtcagtccaGGTGCTGCTGGTCTTTCTGCTGGTTCCTCCACATGGTTTATCATCATaacatcaaataaaataaaaagtagaagCTGGCAGTCTGTAGTTTGAACTCATTCATCTGTTGTTGTGAAACTCATATTTATCTGTAGAGGAACAACAGCTGGAAGACCAACAGACTGTCCTGAAGTCTCTGTTTCTGGATCAGACCTGCAGGACTGTAGAGGACCGGGCCTGTCCTGGACTAAACCACATCCTACATCCTACACCCTGTACCCTACATCCTAGACCCCACGCCCTTGATCTCAGGTTCTACACCCTGTACAGGGACAAGGTTGCTGGGAACAAGGCTGTAGGAAATAAGGGTGTAGGGAGTAAGGGTCTAGGATGTAAGGTGGTGAGTTTAGGACTTGGCCTCTGACTTTCCAGTAGATTCTGTGGTTTAAAGGATGAGACAGAAGAGCAAAGCAGGAGCAACACCAGTCTGGtcagaacagcagtagaacagtagaacagtagaacagtagaacagcagcagaacagtagaacagtagaacagtagaacagcagcagaacagtagaacagcagaacagcagaacagtagaacagcagcagaacagtagaacagcagaacagcagaacagtagaacagtagaacagtagaacagcagcagaacagtagaacagtagaacagcagcagaacagtagaacagcagaacagcagaacagcagcagaacagtagaacagtagaacagcagaacagtagaacagtagaacagcagaacagcagcagaacagtagaacaggagaacagtagactgctgctgttctactgttctactgttctgctgctgttctactgttctactgttctgctgctgttctactgttctcctgttctactgttctgctgctgttctgctgttctactgttctactgttctactgttctgctgctgttctactgttctactgttctgctgttctactgttctactgttctactgttctgctgctgttctgctgttctgctgttctactgttctggtgttctgctgctgttctgctgttctgctgttctactgttctgctgttctgctgttctactgttctgctgctgttctactgttctgctgttctgctgttctactgttctgctgctgttctactgttctactgttctactgttctgctgctgttctactgttctactgttctactgttctactgctgttctgaCCAGACGTGTCAGAACAGCAGGTGTTGCTCCTGCTTTGCTCTTCTGTCTCATCCTTTAAACCACAGAATCTACTGGAAAGTCAGAGGCCAAGTCCTAAACTCACCACCTTACATCCTAGACCCTTACTCCCTACACCCTTATTTCCTACAGCCTTGTTCCCAGCAACCTTGTCCCTGTACAGGGTGTAGAACCTGAGATCAAGGGCGTGGGGTCTAGGATGTAGGGTACAGGGTGTAGGATGTAGGATGTGGTTTAGTCCAGGACAGGCCCGGTCCTCTACAGTCCTGCAGGTCTGATCCAGAAACAGAGACTTCAGGACAGTCTGTTGGTCTTCCAGCTGTTGTTCCTCTACAGATAAATATGAGTTTCACAACAACAGATGAATGAGTTCAAACTACAGACTGCCAGCTTCTACTTTttagaacagcagcagaacagtagaacagtagaacaggagaacagtagaacagtagaacagcagcagaacagtagaacagcagcagaacagtagaacagtagaacagcagaacagcagcagaacagtagaacagtagaacagtagaacaggagaacagtagaacagtagaacagcagcagaacagtagaacagtagaacagcagaacagtagaacagcagaacagtagaacagtagaacagcagaacagtagaacagcagaacagtagaacagtaaaacagcagcagaacagtagaacagcagcagaacagtagaccagtagaacagcagtagaacaaaacagctgcagtagaacagtacacagcagtagaacagcagtagaacagcagcagaatagtagaacagtagaacagcagtagaacagtagaacagtagaacagcagcagaagagtagaacagtagaatagcagaacagtagaacagtagaacagtagaacagcagtagaacaaaacagctgcagtagaacagtacacagcagtagaacagcagtagaacagcagcagaatagtagaacagtagaacagcagtagaacagtagaacagtagaacagcagcagaacagtagaacagtagaatagcagaacagtagaacagtagaacagcagaacattagaacagtagaacattagaacagcagcagaacagtagaacagtagaacagcagtagaacagtagaacagaacagctgcagtagaacagtagaacagcagtagaacagtagaacagtagaacagcagaacagtagaacagcagtagaacagcagcagaacagtagaacagcagcagaacagcagtagaacagcagtagaacagtagaacagcagtagaacagtagaacagcagcagaacagcagcagaacagcagtagaacagtagaacagcagtagaacagaacagcagcagaacagtagaacagtagaacagcagcagaacagtagaacagtagaacagcagtagaacagcagtagaacagaacagcagcagaacagcagaacagtagaacagcagcagaacagtagaacagtagaacagcagtagaacagaacagcagcagaacagcagaacagtagaacagcagcagaacagtagaacagtagaacagcagtagaacagaacagcagcagaacagtagaacagtagaacagcagcagaacagtagaacagtagaacagcagtagaacagcagtagaacagaacagcagcagaacagcagaacagtagaacagcagcagaacagtacaacagtagaacagcagtagaacagaacagcagcagaacagcagaacagtagaacagcagcagaacagtagaacagtagaacagcagtagaacagaacagcagcagaacagtagaacagcagtagaacagcagtagaacagtagaacagtagaacagcagtagaacagtagaacagtagaacagcagtagaacagaacagcagcagaacagtagaacagcagtagaacagcagtagaacagtagaacagtagaacagcagtagaacagtagaacagtagaacagcagtagaacagcagcagaacagcagtagaacagtagaacagcagtagaacaatagaacagcagaacagcagtagaacagcagcagaacagcagcagaacagcagtagaacagtagaacagtagaacagcagtagaacagtagaacagcagaacagcagtagaacagtagaacagtagaacagcagtagaacagcagcagaacagtagaacagtagcagaacagcagtagaacagtagaacagcagaacagcagtagaacagcagtagaacagtagaacagcagaacagcagtagaacagcagcagaacagcagtagaacagtagaacagtagcagaacagcagtagaacagtagaacagtagaacagcagtagaacagtagaacagcagaacagcagtagaacagcagtagaacagtagaacagcagaacagcagtagaacagtagaacagcagtagaacagcagcagaacagcagaacagtagaacagcagtagaacagaacagcagcagaacagtagaacagcagcagaacagcagaacagtagaacagcagtagaacagaacagcagcagaacagtagaacagcagtagaacagaacagcagcagaacagcagaacagtagaacagcagcagaacagaacagcagcagaacagtagaacagcagaacagtagaacagcagcagaacagcagaacagtagaacagcagcagaacagtagaacagtagaacagcagtagaacagaacagcagcagaacagtagaacagaacagcagcagaacagtagaacagtagaacagcagtagaacagaaGAGCAGCAGTAGCGGCCGGCGGCCTTGCGGCGGCGCTGTTGCTCAGCAGCTGCTCACAGCAGCGGATGGAAACTCCCAGCAGCTCCGCCTGCTGGCAGTGACAAGACCGTGGACCAGCCTGGAccagcaggatccagcaggaggcGCTTAGCAGCCGCTGCAGCCGTTTATCGGCCGCAGAAACactgaggaagacagacaggcagacacacagacagggtgCGCGAGTCGTCAGTATCAtctgttatattttattttctcacatATATTGATCCAGCAGAGGacgtctccatggcaacaggccGGCTGGTTGAGGTGTATCTGGATCTGCTGTCACAGCCCTGCCGGGCGGTACAGATCCTGCTGAGCTGCAACAGACCGCCACACAGAGTCCGGACTGTGGCGCTGAGGAAGGGTGAGAcaactgaccgactgactgaccgactgtctgtctgactgactgtttgactgtctgacTAATTGACTAACTGGCtaactgactgctgactggtcAGAACTGGAcccagttagctaactaacagaCAGTTAGTTCAGTCCAGTATGAACTTGGTCctggtgaactttgacccagATGTTTGTCCTGATAAACTCCTCCGCACCAGACCTGATCCAGCTCTCTGTCAGTTTCATGTCGTTAACCCGGTTCAGCAGGACCGGGCAGCTGAGGCAGGTCCTCAGGGCGATCTGGAATATTCGGCACAAAATTCACAACGCAGAACTTCATTTAAATAAAACCTCTTTCTGGTTCTAATCCTGGTTCTAATGAAATGAGACTGGGAATAACAGACGAACCGTTCTAAAAGATTAAATTACACTGATGTTCTATCTGCTGTGTGTTGGTCTGCCTTTGACGTCACTGAAACATCTGAAGTTTTGTTCTGTCGGTCTGGACGGAAACATGAActccgacagacagacaggcagacagacagacagacaggcagacagacagacagacaggcagacaggcaggcaggcaggcaggcaggcagacagacaaacgtGGAAAAGATTCAATATGACTTTTTATTCTGTAACTTTTCTCTCTAAACTGTTTGAAGTttgttcagcagcagcttcatcTGGAGGAAAATACAGATATATTATTCAATTCtatttaattacaaaaatatagcATATATTATAGAGTATATAGTATGTATCTAATATACAgattatattgtgtgtgtgtgtgtgtgtgtgtgtgtgcgtgtgtgtgtgtgtgtgcaggagagaACTCCAGAGTTCACCAAGTTGAACCCCATGCAGAAGGTTCCTGTCATGGTGGACAACGGCTTCGTCCTCACagagaggtacacacacacacacacacacacacacacacgcacacacacccacacacacaggcacatatcTTTAAATATTCACATGAGGTTTTTCTTTAAATCCTCCTCCAGACAGCAGCTACCGAACAGTCTGACTTAAGCATCATGTTCTTGTGactgagtctctctctgtgttcttgAACTTTTCTTAGTattttaagtcagtaatttgactttaaatccatccatcacagaacagattgtgtctctccatcagcaacagaaactggatcaacataaactgacaaactgtggatccattcacagtgagaagaggaatctgactttactttgtttctgcactttattttgtcatttctaatgtttccagttaaaagaatctagtttgaactctgtcctctctccttttagaatcacatggaaaagatcacagcgaacaacgttctctgttctaaagaggaattttttaaatgagactgactgtgtgtgtgtgtgtgtgtgtgtgtgcgtgcgtgtgcaccTCTGCTGCAGCGACGCCATCTTGAAATACCTGGTGACGAAGTACAACCTCCCAGAACACTGGTATCCACGgcaaccagagaggagagccAGAGTGGACGAATACACcgcctgaccacacacacacacacacacgcagaaccacacacacacagaaccacactcacacacacacacacacacacagaaccacacagacacacagaaccacagacacacacacacacacagaaccacactcacacacacacacacagaaccacacagacacacacacacacagaaccacagacagacacacacacacacacacagaaccacacagacacacacagaaccacagacacacacacacacagaaccacacagacacacacacacacagaaccacagacacacacacacagaaccacacacacacactttgttttttcagtctGAAATGTCCAAacatcagtctgtctctctctctgtctctctgcctgtttctctctctgcctgtctctctctctctctctacctgtctctctgcctgtctctctctctctctacctgtctctctctctctctctctctctctgcctgtctgcctgtcaggtCCTGGTTCCCCGTCTGTCTGGTTCTCCGGTGGATCAGGACAAAGTGGGCGGACCTCTGTCTGAACTGGGCGGGACTCTGGACAAACTGGAGTCCATGTTCCTGCGCAGGCAGCCGTTCCTCTGcggtgatgacatcactgtgGCCGACCTGCTGGCCGTCTGCGAGCTcatgcaggtcagaggtcagaggtcaggaccCCAGAACCTGAATAGATAGAATGGTTCTTCCACTGTCATGCTAATTTAGCTAGTTCAGCATGAAATGGTGACTATGGAGTTTTacgtgttagttgctatggtgacaacacagtctggacattaaggacatcacacacacacgcacgcatccatacgtgccatatgctgtttgtgcctttatgcttgctagttagacctatagttatagttgtataatagttgttgattaactgcagtgttattgattgatattgctaaagttaaataaactccattatactttttaaagagaagttgtctgtgattccttgtgcatgtgttgtaataacggctggttgtgagggcctgtgtacgaattcacccttcactgttcactcataaatgtagtgctacactgtcatttggggtgaacagccattttgagactgtattgaaggttcggttattggtccctgattccagggtggtgccccgttaatattgactcccgtcaataattttatgaatattaataatttcacaattattaattgctaataaccaaacctgcccctatcaaagcccaacacaGCTGAGACAGAGGGACCAGGAGCAGCAGTGAGAGGCTGAGTGAAGTCAGCtgctcttctgattggctgtgatgATGTTTACCTGtcacctgacctctgacccttcatgctccacctctgacctcctggctgtttgaacagaaacagaaacagagtgaATCTGGTTTCTCTGCTGTTGGGCTGAACCAGGTGTGACGTTTCCACCAACGGACCTGATTGAGAGCagcgtctgtctctgtcctttcctgcTTGCTGCTCTGTGCCTTAGCATCATGATCATGTGGCTGAAACTGAACAGATTCTTACTGATGTAGTTTGAGTTTAACATGATCAGCTGATCAGAATGAGATGAGAAATCAAGTGTCAATCAAGTTGAAGATGATTCATGTTGAAGATTGATCTGAATCAAAGCTGAAGTGAAAACTGTTGGAACACTAATCAATAACCAATCTGATCAGtttgaactgctgctgctgtttgtgatGAACATGATGTCactctgatgatgtcatcaataGATGAACAAACCAATGAAAAATAGTTAATAAAATGttgtaaaaatatgttttaagcCACAGGATACTTCTTACTGTCAgagtgttttctgtctctgtaacACAACACTTCAGTCCACTAGTTAATGTTTAATTATCCAGTTAATCATTAACTGATACTTAAGTCAGCTGCTCGCTGCCTCTCAGTATGAAGTGATATGATTAGTGATTCAGCATTTATCAAGGACTCAGGAACAACCTGACAGTTTAATTTATCATGATGTCACAGGTTATGGATCCATGAGCTGAAGCTACTGCTGATTATAAAGCTCAACAGTCTCCATGTTTGAATATTAATTAATGCTTACTTATTGTTACTTAACCTTTACATAATACTGTGAGCCGCTGCAGTGAAGTACAGATCGATACTGCAACAAGGAAGTGGAGTCATCCGTCTCCATGGTAACACATGATTAATGAGGGaataaaccaatgaaaaacaGTGTTTATTAATCAGCAGCTGTAGAAAACATATTTACAGTCGTTCATCAGGAAAGAGACGACAGAACAGTTTACAGTAGTCATAACAACAGAGGAATGTCTGGAGACCTGAGCGGAGGGCCGGCGCCCGATTGGCTGTCCCGTATGGGCAGAAATATGTGTCACTAGaaactgaaattaaattatttatatttgaatttgaattgctcAACTTGAATAACTGCattaaaaaaactgaatttgaatcacgtaatttgaatttgtattgtttaacttgaataattgcattgaaaaactgaatctgaattcTGTGAATCTGCACTCGATTGCTCTTCCTCAACGACCAGGATGTGTGTCTCagtaaactgaaattgaattgcaagaactgaatttgaataacgagaactgaatttgaattgtgaGATTATTGATATTGGAATTCAGTTTCAAACtaataaattcaatttcaaattatgctattcagattcagtttttcAATGCAGTTATTCAAGTTaaacaatacaaattcaaattatgtgattcaaattcagtttttttaatgcaattattcaagttgagcaattcaaattcaaatataaataattcaatttcagtttctaGTGACACATATTTCTGCCCATAGTCCCACTCTACGGCcgggcggggggcggggcttggcTCCTCTTGGCAGgatgctcctcctcttcctctttctcctctctgctcctcttcctcctggagACTTCCTGCTGTGGGGGCgtctgggggagggggggttgtggttaggctgtcaatcatcaatcagctgttattttcctaccaagacgGAACAGAAAGCTGAACAGTAGAAACTGAATCAAACAGTGGAACTCGTGGTGCGTTCAGGGCCTCCTGCAAACCTCAGACCTCGTATGCTGCAAAACGTTTGGTCCCaacagtgggggggggggggaggggggcgtcGCCAATTAATTTTTGGCGACTACTTGCCTTTTGATGTTTTACCTTGTTGAAAAACTACGTCaccatttttaccatttttaccaactgactggctgactgactgactggctgactgactgactgactggctgactgacacaAGAGACACTTTGGTTTAGATTTAATTTCTATTCTGCTGCCTTTAGATGTTCAACATAGagagtttgtgtgcgtgtgtgtgtggttaccatggcagcagcagctgcaggagggTACATGACTCTGTGGGCCTGCTCCAACATCACAGggtcctaaacacacacacacacacacacacacacacacacacacacacacacacacacacacacacacagtgagcgcAGAGGGATAGAGCAACAAGTCTGCCaacatcaaataaatcaaaacatgaatgaataaatacacagaTACTTATATACAAACCTGCAAGATAAATCAGTAAATAAAAGCACAgagatataataaataaataaataaatacattgggAAATAAATGCATTCATGAATAcataaacagataaataaatatcagtCTGTTACACTGCTTTGTgcagagccaatcaggagcgtgTTTGATACGGAGCCATTGTTTTACTTGGATGTGATTGGCTGGTTCAGACAGAGGTCACGGCTCCTGATCGCTCCTCAGCGCTCAAGTCAGAGACTCAAACCAACTGAAACCAGTCAGTGAGGTTGCTGCAGGAAATACGGCTGAACGATGGGtcgtatttttttatttattttattttattttttttaattattttttatcgtgatatgaataatataataatattatctatattataataatattaatatcacCTGTAACCACGGATGCTGCAGAGCATCTTCTATCGTCATCCTCTTCACCGGATCGACCACCAGCAGCTTCCTCACCACATCCTTcgc
This genomic stretch from Centroberyx gerrardi isolate f3 chromosome 18, fCenGer3.hap1.cur.20231027, whole genome shotgun sequence harbors:
- the LOC139916111 gene encoding glutathione S-transferase theta-1-like, whose protein sequence is MATGRLVEVYLDLLSQPCRAVQILLSCNRPPHRVRTVALRKGEERTPEFTKLNPMQKVPVMVDNGFVLTESDAILKYLVTKYNLPEHWYPRQPERRARVDEYTA